Proteins from a single region of Abyssalbus ytuae:
- a CDS encoding rod shape-determining protein MreD, with product MNNFTIRYIFLFIALVILQASVFNNINFMGYINPYIYVIFIAYFPIKKDKRPLFIFLSFLVGLSIDFFSDSGGINAAASLTTAYIRPLFLRSTFGNAYDYQTLKISNTTFPQQTVYLTLLILTHHLILFSLEIFSFTHILLIIKKTLFSGIFSILLSLMLVSLFSNNKTE from the coding sequence ATGAATAATTTCACTATTCGGTATATTTTTTTATTTATTGCCCTTGTAATATTACAAGCTTCTGTCTTTAATAATATAAATTTTATGGGCTATATTAATCCATACATTTATGTGATATTCATTGCCTATTTTCCTATAAAAAAAGACAAACGCCCCCTTTTCATATTTCTTTCTTTTTTAGTAGGCTTATCTATAGATTTTTTTAGTGACAGTGGAGGCATAAATGCAGCTGCCAGTCTTACTACTGCCTATATCAGGCCTTTATTTTTAAGATCAACTTTCGGAAATGCCTACGATTATCAGACACTAAAAATAAGCAACACTACTTTTCCACAGCAAACAGTTTATTTAACACTTTTAATTTTAACACATCATTTAATACTTTTTTCATTAGAGATTTTTAGCTTTACTCATATACTTTTAATCATTAAAAAAACGTTATTTTCAGGAATATTCAGTATTCTTTTAAGTTTGATGCTGGTTTCTTTATTTAGTAATAACAAAACCGAATGA
- a CDS encoding heavy-metal-associated domain-containing protein has product MKKIVLLLGVILTTFSLSAQEKLEEDINSIVVKGNCEMCKQRIEKAALSVTGVSSAIWELESHILYYEFDENMTSEAEIKKAISKAGHVAQDLVADEEAYKNLPRCCKYTKKFSNVALEVH; this is encoded by the coding sequence ATGAAAAAAATAGTATTGCTATTAGGTGTAATTTTGACAACTTTTAGCTTGTCAGCCCAGGAAAAATTAGAAGAGGATATAAATTCCATTGTAGTTAAAGGGAATTGTGAGATGTGTAAACAGCGTATTGAAAAAGCTGCTTTGTCTGTAACAGGGGTTTCTTCTGCGATATGGGAGTTGGAAAGTCATATTTTATACTATGAATTTGATGAAAATATGACTTCAGAAGCCGAAATAAAAAAAGCCATATCAAAAGCGGGCCATGTGGCTCAGGATTTGGTAGCAGACGAAGAAGCATATAAAAACTTGCCTAGGTGTTGTAAGTACACAAAAAAGTTTTCTAATGTAGCTCTGGAAGTCCACTGA
- a CDS encoding rod shape-determining protein encodes MGFFDFLTEEIAIDLGTANTLIIHNDKVVVDSPSIVARDRVTGKIIAVGKEANMMQGKTHENIKTIRPLKDGVIADFDASEKMISMFIKGIPALKKKFFQPALRMVICIPSGITEVEMRAVKESAERVNGKEVYLIHEPMAAAIGIGLDIMQPKGNMIVDIGGGTTEIAVIALGGIVCDKSVKIAGDVFTNDIIYYMRTQHNLYVGESSAENIKISIGSATEDLELPPDEMSVQGRDLLTGKPKQVQISYREVAKALDKSILRIEDAVMETLSQTPPELAADIYNTGIYLAGGGSMLRGLDKRLSQKTDLPVYIAEDPLRAVVRGTGIALKNLEKYKPILIK; translated from the coding sequence ATGGGATTCTTTGACTTCTTAACCGAGGAAATAGCGATAGACCTGGGTACAGCAAATACACTGATTATACATAATGACAAAGTAGTTGTTGACAGCCCTTCAATTGTTGCCAGAGACAGGGTAACAGGCAAAATTATTGCAGTTGGTAAAGAAGCAAATATGATGCAGGGTAAAACTCATGAAAATATTAAGACCATTCGTCCGTTAAAAGATGGTGTTATAGCCGATTTTGACGCTTCCGAAAAAATGATCAGTATGTTCATCAAAGGTATTCCTGCATTAAAGAAAAAATTCTTTCAGCCTGCTTTACGAATGGTTATTTGTATTCCATCCGGAATTACTGAAGTTGAAATGCGTGCTGTAAAAGAATCTGCCGAACGTGTAAATGGAAAAGAGGTATACCTTATACATGAACCTATGGCAGCAGCCATAGGAATTGGTTTGGACATCATGCAGCCCAAAGGTAATATGATTGTTGATATAGGTGGGGGTACTACCGAAATTGCGGTAATCGCTTTAGGGGGTATTGTTTGTGATAAATCGGTGAAAATTGCCGGTGATGTATTTACCAATGATATTATTTATTACATGCGAACTCAGCATAACCTCTATGTAGGCGAAAGTTCTGCCGAAAATATAAAAATATCCATAGGTTCAGCCACCGAAGATCTTGAATTACCTCCTGATGAAATGAGTGTACAAGGTAGAGACCTTTTAACCGGAAAGCCCAAACAGGTACAAATATCTTACCGGGAGGTTGCCAAGGCCCTTGACAAATCTATTCTACGCATTGAAGATGCTGTTATGGAAACCCTATCCCAAACTCCTCCTGAACTCGCAGCTGATATTTATAATACCGGTATTTACCTTGCCGGTGGAGGATCTATGTTGAGAGGATTAGATAAACGGCTTTCCCAAAAAACAGATCTTCCGGTTTATATAGCTGAAGATCCTTTGAGAGCAGTAGTGAGAGGAACCGGTATAGCTTTGAAAAATCTTGAAAAATACAAACCCATACTTATAAAATAA
- the mreC gene encoding rod shape-determining protein MreC — MQQIINFLIKEKNFILFLLLLILSVFFTVQSNSYHKTKFINSANWLSGGIYSKTNSISDYFHLKEDNIHLVEENKRLRHILFNGGEVKTDSIILDSSHITKYRFTDALVIKNSYSKQNNYLTINKGKKHGVKQDMGVISYGGVVGIIENTSNGYSVIQSILNTLSKVNAKLKKSNHFGTLTWDGNDPHIVQLTDIPGIAPVKVGDSIISGGMSTIFPENILIGTVQSFELDASGNYYTLQVKLFNDMTSINHVFIIENLNKEEIQELENSVDE; from the coding sequence ATGCAACAGATAATCAACTTTTTAATAAAGGAAAAAAACTTTATACTGTTTTTGTTGCTTTTAATTCTATCGGTTTTTTTTACAGTTCAGTCAAATTCTTATCATAAAACAAAATTCATAAACTCAGCTAACTGGTTAAGCGGAGGTATTTATTCAAAAACCAATTCTATTTCCGACTATTTCCACTTAAAAGAAGATAACATTCATTTAGTAGAAGAAAACAAACGTCTTCGCCATATACTTTTTAATGGTGGAGAAGTTAAAACTGATTCCATTATTTTGGACAGTTCCCATATTACAAAGTATAGATTTACAGATGCGCTTGTTATAAAAAACAGTTATAGTAAACAAAATAACTATCTCACTATAAACAAAGGAAAAAAACATGGTGTTAAGCAGGATATGGGCGTAATAAGTTATGGCGGAGTAGTAGGGATTATTGAAAATACATCCAATGGTTATTCCGTAATTCAGTCAATTTTAAATACTTTATCAAAAGTAAATGCAAAATTGAAAAAATCCAATCATTTTGGAACATTAACCTGGGATGGTAACGATCCCCATATTGTACAACTTACAGATATCCCCGGCATAGCTCCTGTAAAAGTGGGAGATTCTATCATATCCGGAGGGATGTCTACTATTTTTCCGGAAAATATTTTAATAGGTACCGTACAAAGTTTTGAACTGGATGCCTCAGGAAATTATTATACTTTACAAGTTAAGCTATTTAACGATATGACAAGTATAAACCATGTTTTTATAATAGAAAATCTTAATAAAGAAGAAATTCAGGAACTTGAAAATTCTGTAGATGAATAA
- the purH gene encoding bifunctional phosphoribosylaminoimidazolecarboxamide formyltransferase/IMP cyclohydrolase — protein MSTTKQAKSALISVFSKEGLEPVVKKLNELGITIYSTGGTEKFINELGIEVIPVEDVTSYPSILGGRVKTLHPKVFGGILNRQDNESDIAELQQFEIPQLDIVIVDLYPFEKTVASGASQQDIIEKIDIGGISLIRAAAKNYKDVMCVASVEDYKDFYEILEKGKGQTTLEERKLFAAKAFNVSSHYDSAIFSYFNIESEVSALKLSENKGQQLRYGENPHQKGFFFGDLDAMFKKLHGKELSYNNLLDVDAAVNLMSEFKSDAPTFAILKHNNACGIATRNTIKQAYLDALAGDPVSAFGGILIANKEIDEPTAGEINSLFCEVVIAPSFSENALTILKQKKNRIILVQKEVNLPEKSVRSCLNGVLVQDKDLKTDTIEDLTYVTDNKPSEKELEDLIFASKICKHTKSNTIVLAKNKQLCASGTGQTSRVDALKQSIEKAQSFNFDLNGAVMASDAFFPFPDCVEIADKAGIKSVIQPGGSIKDQLSIDYCNENNIAMVFTGIRHFKH, from the coding sequence ATGAGCACCACCAAACAAGCAAAATCAGCATTAATTTCTGTTTTTAGTAAAGAAGGTTTAGAGCCTGTTGTTAAAAAACTAAACGAGTTAGGAATTACCATTTATTCTACAGGAGGAACAGAGAAGTTTATAAACGAACTGGGTATAGAAGTAATTCCCGTTGAAGATGTTACCAGTTACCCCTCTATTTTGGGAGGACGGGTAAAAACTCTTCACCCTAAAGTTTTTGGCGGCATATTAAACAGACAGGATAATGAAAGTGATATTGCCGAATTACAACAGTTTGAAATACCACAATTGGATATTGTAATTGTAGATTTGTATCCTTTTGAAAAAACTGTTGCAAGTGGAGCTTCACAACAAGATATAATTGAAAAAATAGACATAGGAGGTATTTCTTTAATAAGAGCAGCAGCAAAAAATTACAAAGATGTAATGTGCGTAGCCTCTGTAGAAGATTATAAAGACTTTTATGAAATTCTGGAAAAGGGAAAAGGACAAACTACCCTTGAAGAAAGAAAACTTTTTGCGGCAAAAGCATTTAATGTTTCTTCACATTACGACTCCGCTATTTTTAGTTATTTTAATATAGAGAGTGAAGTATCTGCCCTTAAATTAAGTGAGAACAAAGGCCAGCAATTACGTTATGGTGAAAATCCGCATCAAAAAGGATTTTTCTTTGGGGATCTCGATGCGATGTTCAAAAAACTACATGGCAAAGAATTATCATACAATAATTTATTAGATGTAGATGCTGCGGTTAATTTAATGTCCGAATTTAAAAGTGATGCTCCGACTTTTGCCATCTTAAAACACAACAATGCCTGTGGTATAGCGACCAGAAATACAATAAAGCAAGCATATCTTGACGCACTGGCAGGCGATCCTGTATCTGCATTTGGCGGAATACTTATTGCAAACAAAGAAATTGATGAGCCGACTGCCGGGGAAATAAATTCACTTTTTTGTGAAGTTGTTATTGCCCCTTCGTTTTCTGAAAATGCACTAACAATACTGAAACAAAAAAAGAACCGGATCATATTGGTTCAAAAAGAAGTTAATCTACCTGAAAAAAGTGTAAGATCCTGCTTAAATGGAGTATTAGTACAGGATAAAGATCTTAAAACAGACACCATAGAAGATTTAACATATGTAACCGACAATAAACCTTCTGAAAAGGAATTGGAAGACCTGATATTTGCTTCAAAAATATGTAAGCACACTAAATCAAACACTATTGTTTTAGCAAAAAACAAGCAGTTATGTGCCAGTGGAACCGGACAAACCAGCAGAGTAGATGCACTAAAACAGTCTATTGAGAAAGCACAGTCTTTTAATTTTGATTTAAATGGTGCTGTTATGGCCAGTGATGCCTTCTTTCCCTTCCCCGATTGTGTAGAAATTGCAGATAAAGCCGGAATAAAATCGGTAATACAACCGGGAGGCTCAATTAAAGACCAATTGAGTATAGATTATTGTAATGAAAATAATATTGCAATGGTATTTACAGGAATACGTCATTTTAAACATTAA
- the mrdA gene encoding penicillin-binding protein 2: MRKLLLTSIIISTSLIYIGRLSYLQLIDSSSKNPLDDTAIKAVYDYPERGHILDRNGKLIVSNQPSYDVMVIPREVKPLDTLEFCQLLNISKEDFIKEYEKARIYSPRLPSVFVPQLSKEEYALLQEKMRKYEGFYIQKRSLRHYETRSAANVLGYISEVNERDLRKYSYYQSGEIIGRQGVEKEYEEVLRGRKGVKFIQKDRFNREIGSYKNGIFDTLPIPGKDVQLTIDIDLQEYGEKLMTNKRGGIVALEPKTGEILALVSAPSYDPALLVGRKRSKNYTKLHYDSISKPLFDRGLLAMYPPGSPFKTLNALVALQEGVITPQTTYRCSGAYYYGKRGRKMGCHCGGGIRNLNSGIYKSCNTYFATVYRNSLEKYPTAEEGLNTWAKHMKSFGLGDYLGYDLPTGRSGKIPTSKTYDATYGKNRWYSTATLSNAIGQGEVLTTPIQLANITAAISNRGFYYTPHIIKKIGEEPIEDEKYTKKKQTSVNPEYFEPVIQGMFDVYKKGTAKWISVKDINIAGKTGTAENFTKINGETVQLTDHSIFVAFAPVDNPKIALAVFVENGHWGSTWAGRIAGLMIEKYIKEEITEKAMEQFVLSGSLEEEYAKPYSGKPFKINE; this comes from the coding sequence ATGAGAAAACTATTATTGACCTCTATTATCATTTCTACCTCGCTGATTTACATTGGAAGGCTGTCATACTTACAATTAATTGATAGCAGTTCAAAAAATCCGCTGGATGATACTGCAATAAAAGCAGTTTACGATTATCCTGAACGGGGCCATATTCTGGATAGAAACGGAAAATTAATAGTCTCAAACCAACCCTCGTATGATGTAATGGTAATACCCCGGGAAGTGAAACCCCTGGATACTCTCGAATTTTGTCAACTGCTTAATATTTCAAAAGAAGATTTTATAAAAGAATACGAGAAAGCGAGAATATACTCACCGCGGTTACCTTCAGTATTTGTTCCTCAATTGTCAAAAGAAGAATATGCCTTACTCCAGGAAAAAATGAGAAAATATGAAGGCTTTTATATCCAAAAACGTTCATTAAGACATTATGAAACCAGATCTGCTGCAAATGTCTTAGGTTATATAAGTGAGGTTAATGAACGCGATTTAAGAAAATATTCCTACTATCAGTCAGGAGAAATTATAGGAAGACAAGGGGTGGAAAAAGAATACGAAGAGGTATTAAGAGGAAGAAAAGGGGTGAAGTTTATTCAAAAAGACAGATTTAACAGGGAGATTGGTTCATATAAAAACGGAATATTTGACACCCTTCCAATACCCGGAAAAGATGTACAATTAACAATAGATATCGATTTACAGGAATATGGCGAAAAATTAATGACTAATAAAAGAGGTGGTATTGTAGCTTTAGAACCTAAAACAGGTGAGATTCTGGCTCTAGTGTCGGCACCAAGCTATGATCCTGCTTTATTAGTTGGCAGAAAACGATCAAAGAATTATACCAAACTTCATTATGATTCTATTTCCAAACCTCTTTTTGATCGTGGCTTACTTGCAATGTACCCTCCCGGTTCTCCCTTTAAAACTTTAAATGCCCTTGTAGCTTTACAAGAAGGGGTTATAACCCCACAAACTACTTACAGATGCTCCGGAGCTTATTATTACGGTAAAAGGGGAAGAAAAATGGGATGCCACTGCGGAGGTGGTATAAGAAACCTGAATAGTGGTATTTATAAATCCTGTAACACCTATTTTGCAACCGTTTACAGAAATTCCCTTGAAAAATACCCAACTGCTGAAGAAGGTTTAAATACCTGGGCAAAACACATGAAGAGTTTTGGTTTGGGAGATTATCTGGGATATGATTTACCCACAGGCCGGTCTGGTAAAATCCCAACTTCCAAAACCTATGATGCCACGTATGGAAAAAACCGATGGTATTCTACCGCTACCCTCTCCAACGCAATTGGTCAGGGAGAAGTTTTAACCACTCCTATACAACTTGCCAATATAACTGCAGCAATTTCAAACAGGGGGTTCTATTATACCCCACACATTATAAAAAAAATAGGCGAAGAACCTATTGAAGATGAAAAATATACTAAAAAGAAACAAACTTCTGTAAACCCTGAATATTTTGAACCTGTTATTCAGGGAATGTTTGATGTTTATAAAAAAGGGACTGCAAAATGGATTAGTGTGAAAGATATAAATATAGCCGGAAAAACAGGTACAGCCGAAAATTTCACTAAAATAAATGGTGAAACAGTCCAGCTAACCGACCACTCCATCTTTGTTGCCTTTGCTCCTGTTGATAATCCTAAAATAGCTTTAGCTGTATTCGTGGAAAACGGTCATTGGGGTTCTACATGGGCAGGAAGAATTGCAGGATTAATGATAGAAAAATATATTAAAGAAGAAATAACCGAAAAAGCCATGGAACAATTTGTTCTTAGTGGCAGCCTTGAAGAAGAATACGCAAAACCATACAGCGGAAAACCCTTTAAAATTAATGAGTAG
- a CDS encoding GAF domain-containing protein codes for MELEELKPRVVNILSHTNVSVDERLIKVCELLKENIDYYNWVGFYFRNGNREELKLRAFAGEPTDHTIIPFGKGICGQVAVSNQNFVVPDVKAQDNYIACSIYVKAEIVIPLFKNGENIGQIDIDSHTPDPFTKADEKFLEFVNDAVSKIL; via the coding sequence ATGGAACTTGAAGAGTTAAAACCACGGGTAGTTAATATTTTATCCCATACAAATGTCTCTGTTGATGAGCGTCTTATCAAAGTTTGTGAATTACTAAAAGAAAATATTGATTATTACAACTGGGTAGGTTTTTATTTCCGGAACGGAAACAGGGAAGAATTAAAATTAAGGGCATTTGCAGGCGAACCTACAGATCATACAATAATTCCTTTTGGTAAAGGTATTTGCGGACAAGTAGCTGTTTCAAATCAAAACTTTGTAGTTCCGGATGTTAAAGCCCAGGATAATTATATTGCCTGCAGCATTTACGTAAAAGCCGAAATCGTTATCCCCCTTTTCAAAAACGGCGAAAATATAGGACAAATAGATATTGACTCACACACTCCTGATCCATTTACAAAAGCTGATGAAAAATTTTTAGAATTTGTAAATGACGCTGTTTCTAAAATATTATGA
- a CDS encoding helix-turn-helix domain-containing protein codes for MEVIFIKNMVCDRCKMVVKDQLENFSLQVGEVNLGEVEILSGDLDAVKTPLKMELRSLGFELLDEKDEVLNEQVKTALINFINEEKIIKEQNISDYLSEKLSLDYHKLSKLFSRSNQVTIEKYFIKLKVEKAKQLIQEDKLNFSEISYALGYSNLSHFSSQFKKEVGINLSEFKSRHVFNRKSLDKIL; via the coding sequence ATGGAAGTTATTTTTATAAAAAATATGGTTTGTGACCGCTGCAAGATGGTGGTAAAAGATCAACTTGAAAATTTTAGCCTGCAGGTTGGGGAAGTAAATTTGGGGGAAGTTGAAATTTTATCAGGAGATTTGGATGCTGTAAAAACACCGCTCAAAATGGAGTTGAGGTCATTGGGTTTTGAATTGCTGGATGAAAAAGATGAAGTGTTAAATGAACAGGTGAAAACCGCATTAATAAATTTTATAAATGAGGAAAAAATAATTAAAGAACAAAACATATCAGATTATTTATCAGAAAAACTTTCTTTAGATTATCATAAATTAAGTAAGCTATTTTCCCGGTCCAATCAGGTCACTATTGAAAAATATTTTATAAAACTTAAAGTTGAAAAAGCAAAACAACTTATACAGGAGGACAAATTGAATTTTTCAGAAATATCTTATGCGCTTGGATACAGCAACTTAAGTCATTTTTCTTCCCAATTTAAAAAAGAAGTGGGTATTAATTTATCCGAGTTTAAGTCCAGGCATGTTTTTAACAGGAAATCATTAGACAAAATTTTATAA
- a CDS encoding heavy metal translocating P-type ATPase, producing the protein MKHIYKITGMTCMGCRANMERMLNDIDEIKQAEVDLDKAEAVIEFDNHLSITELQDKLKKAGSHYQIHLNDKEALKYHKEKEKSKKDFKGNGVYYCPMFCEGDKTYDKPGDCPVCGMDLIEQPSSSKSVTYTCPMHSEIETDEPGNCPVCGMDLVPKQTKETSENTTYKKLLKKFKIALAFTFPIFLIAMADMIPENPLLKIMPLKYWNWVQFVFSLPVVFYAAWMFFERAWRSVRTWNLNMFTLIGIGAGAAWTFSVIALIFPGLFPGQFKTEEGTVHLYFEAATVILTLVLLGQLLEAKAHSKTNSAIKELMKLAPNSAVRIVDGQEQVISIDHIKKGDILKLKPGDKVPVDGELKKGNAYIDESAITGEPIPVEKKPGDKVSSGTINGNTSFLMEAEKVGSETLLSQIIKMVNNASRSRAPIQNMADKISAYFVPAVVFIAIITFIVWKFFGPEPSWVYAFVNAIAVLIIACPCALGLATPMSIMVGVGKGASSGILIKNAEALERMNKIDTLVIDKTGTVTFGRPSVEKVVSLSGLNEDEILSFIASINNNSEHPIGKATVEYAKNKGIKLQVIENFQAVAGKGVTGYMEGKNVGLGNEKLLKQYHINYPDEVRNEVLKYQNKGKTVSLFFIEKEIAGFVVIWDAIKETSIEAIKKLKEAGMEVIMLTGDNKNTARAVAEKLQLSGFKAECLPQDKLKEVEVLQNNGKKVAMAGDGINDAPALAKANVGIAMGTGTDVAIESADITLIKGDLKGIVKAKNLSNSVVKNIKQNLFFALLYNTIGVPVAAGILFPFFGLLLSPMIAALAMSFSSVSVISNALRLRSIRLD; encoded by the coding sequence ATGAAGCATATATACAAAATAACAGGAATGACATGCATGGGGTGCAGGGCTAATATGGAAAGAATGTTAAATGACATTGATGAAATAAAACAAGCTGAAGTAGATTTAGATAAGGCGGAAGCTGTTATTGAGTTTGACAACCACCTTTCCATCACTGAGTTACAGGATAAATTAAAAAAAGCAGGAAGTCATTATCAAATTCATTTAAATGATAAAGAAGCTTTAAAATATCATAAAGAAAAAGAAAAAAGTAAAAAGGATTTTAAAGGAAATGGGGTGTATTATTGTCCTATGTTTTGTGAAGGTGATAAAACATATGATAAACCGGGTGATTGTCCGGTTTGTGGTATGGATCTTATAGAACAGCCTTCTTCTTCAAAAAGCGTGACATATACCTGCCCCATGCATTCGGAAATTGAAACAGATGAACCAGGCAACTGCCCTGTTTGCGGGATGGATTTAGTGCCAAAGCAAACTAAAGAGACTTCAGAAAATACGACCTATAAAAAGCTGCTCAAAAAATTCAAAATAGCTCTTGCTTTCACATTCCCGATTTTTTTAATAGCCATGGCTGATATGATACCTGAAAATCCGCTTTTAAAAATCATGCCTTTAAAATACTGGAACTGGGTGCAGTTTGTGTTTTCCCTTCCGGTAGTTTTTTATGCTGCATGGATGTTTTTTGAACGAGCCTGGAGATCGGTCAGGACATGGAATTTAAATATGTTTACCTTAATTGGGATAGGTGCAGGAGCCGCATGGACTTTTAGTGTAATAGCCTTGATATTTCCCGGGTTATTCCCTGGTCAGTTTAAAACCGAAGAAGGAACCGTTCATTTATATTTTGAAGCGGCCACCGTAATATTAACCCTGGTTTTATTAGGTCAGCTTTTAGAAGCCAAAGCTCATAGCAAAACGAATAGCGCTATTAAAGAATTAATGAAACTTGCCCCGAATAGTGCAGTTAGAATTGTAGATGGGCAGGAGCAGGTAATCTCAATAGATCATATTAAAAAGGGTGATATTTTAAAATTAAAACCAGGAGATAAGGTTCCTGTTGATGGAGAATTAAAAAAAGGGAATGCCTATATTGATGAATCTGCCATAACAGGCGAGCCCATTCCTGTGGAAAAAAAACCAGGTGATAAAGTAAGTTCAGGAACTATTAACGGGAATACTTCATTTTTAATGGAGGCCGAAAAAGTAGGAAGTGAAACGTTACTTTCACAAATCATAAAAATGGTAAATAATGCCAGCCGCTCAAGAGCGCCTATTCAAAATATGGCTGATAAAATTTCGGCTTACTTTGTGCCGGCAGTAGTGTTTATTGCTATAATTACTTTTATTGTGTGGAAGTTTTTTGGACCTGAACCATCTTGGGTATACGCTTTTGTTAATGCCATTGCTGTTTTAATTATAGCCTGTCCTTGTGCATTGGGACTGGCTACTCCAATGTCAATTATGGTGGGAGTAGGTAAAGGTGCATCCTCCGGAATTTTAATAAAAAATGCCGAGGCACTTGAAAGAATGAATAAAATTGATACCCTTGTAATTGATAAAACCGGTACGGTTACCTTTGGAAGACCTTCTGTGGAAAAAGTAGTTTCACTCTCAGGTTTGAATGAAGATGAAATACTCTCATTTATAGCATCAATCAATAACAATAGTGAACATCCCATAGGAAAAGCTACTGTGGAATATGCAAAGAACAAAGGAATTAAGCTTCAGGTTATTGAGAACTTTCAGGCAGTTGCCGGAAAAGGGGTAACAGGATATATGGAAGGTAAAAATGTAGGCTTGGGAAACGAGAAATTACTAAAACAATATCATATAAATTATCCTGATGAGGTGAGGAATGAAGTACTGAAGTACCAAAATAAAGGTAAAACAGTTTCCCTATTCTTCATAGAAAAAGAAATAGCAGGATTTGTAGTAATATGGGATGCAATTAAAGAAACAAGTATAGAAGCAATAAAAAAATTAAAAGAAGCAGGGATGGAAGTAATTATGCTTACGGGAGATAATAAAAATACGGCAAGGGCAGTGGCAGAAAAGCTCCAGCTCTCCGGCTTTAAAGCAGAATGCCTTCCGCAGGATAAACTAAAAGAAGTTGAAGTATTGCAAAATAATGGTAAAAAAGTAGCAATGGCAGGCGATGGTATTAATGATGCTCCTGCTTTGGCCAAAGCAAATGTGGGTATAGCCATGGGTACAGGAACTGATGTGGCGATAGAAAGTGCTGACATAACCCTGATTAAAGGTGATTTAAAAGGAATAGTTAAAGCAAAAAATCTAAGTAATAGTGTGGTAAAAAATATAAAGCAAAACTTATTTTTTGCTTTGTTATATAATACGATTGGAGTTCCGGTAGCTGCAGGTATTTTATTTCCTTTCTTCGGCCTTTTGTTATCACCTATGATAGCGGCATTGGCAATGAGTTTTAGTTCAGTGTCAGTTATAAGTAATGCTTTAAGGCTGAGAAGTATCCGTTTAGATTAA
- the nrdG gene encoding anaerobic ribonucleoside-triphosphate reductase activating protein, with amino-acid sequence MYLKLFENVVIMNYSNVQIVLQEVPGQISICFNITGCPLKCKGCHSSHLGKKGSGEKLTSESYMKILNQYKGFAGCVLFMGGEWHKNELIQFLKTAKYMGYLTCLYTGMKEVDAEITTELTWLKTGPWISELGGLESKNTNQKFIEVKTKKLLNHLFIK; translated from the coding sequence ATGTATTTAAAACTGTTTGAAAATGTTGTAATTATGAATTATTCGAATGTTCAGATTGTATTACAAGAAGTGCCTGGTCAAATAAGCATTTGTTTCAATATAACGGGTTGCCCTTTAAAATGCAAAGGATGCCATTCGTCGCATTTAGGGAAAAAAGGAAGCGGAGAAAAACTCACCTCTGAATCATATATGAAAATTCTTAATCAATATAAGGGCTTTGCCGGTTGTGTGTTGTTTATGGGAGGGGAGTGGCATAAAAATGAATTAATACAATTTCTAAAAACAGCTAAATATATGGGTTACTTAACCTGTTTATATACAGGGATGAAAGAGGTTGATGCTGAGATTACAACTGAATTAACATGGTTAAAAACCGGTCCCTGGATATCAGAGTTAGGAGGATTGGAAAGCAAAAATACCAACCAGAAATTTATTGAA